From a single Capsicum annuum cultivar UCD-10X-F1 chromosome 12, UCD10Xv1.1, whole genome shotgun sequence genomic region:
- the LOC107851359 gene encoding protein GLUTAMINE DUMPER 1 codes for MRSISTFTASSPSTSPSTIIQKSPWHSPAPYLFAGVAAMLVLITFALVILACSYWKRSGYPTRESTDTESAGAAGEEYAEDVLKSEKIFEERVVVIMAGDLNPSFLATPSCSRGSSFGVGDKIEKKLEESEKVDDEKMQEQVSSVH; via the coding sequence atgcGAAGTATAAGTACCTTCACTGCATCTTCTCCATCAACTTCACCCTCgacaatcattcaaaaatcacCATGGCATTCACCGGCGCCGTATCTCTTCGCCGGCGTAGCTGCCATGTTAGTTTTAATAACGTTTGCTCTGGTAATCTTAGCTTGTTCTTACTGGAAACGCTCCGGTTATCCAACAAGAGAAAGTACCGATACTGAATCGGCCGGGGCTGCTGGTGAGGAATATGCCGAAGATGTGTTGAAGTCCGAGAAGATTTTTGAAGAGAGAGTTGTTGTGATAATGGCGGGAGATTTGAATCCAAGCTTTTTGGCTACGCCTAGTTGTAGTAGAGGGAGTTCTTTTGGTGTTGGTGataaaattgagaagaaattggaggaaagtgaaaaagtGGATGATGAAAAGATGCAAGAGCAAGTAAGCTCCGTGCATTAA